In Populus nigra chromosome 1, ddPopNigr1.1, whole genome shotgun sequence, one genomic interval encodes:
- the LOC133677029 gene encoding uncharacterized protein LOC133677029 isoform X1, with translation MTDENLLDDLLLLLSPKSTDERLSSFKDRGGIGEGKALLSLPDDSKDQVAADNTIPLSPQWLYAKPVDAKSLTTGASGETRASNSLSHGNSIDNNLKDNWRLDGSQDKKDRRRIAPDVESSRRWREEERDTGLLGRKDRRKEDNRADSVSARDISETRTLSSSDRWHDGNSRNSAHESRRDSKWSSRWGPEDKEKDSRTDKRADVEKDDAHSDKQNFGTASHPNSEPNSERENDSRDKWRPPSERENDSRDKWRPRHRKDIHSSGPAAYRSAPGFGLDRGRLESPNVRFAAGRGRSNNSGNLQIGRHLTASSIGSIPLDKNHAFCYPRGKLLDIYRKHKTLPSFDTIPEGIELVSPLTQEISIKPLAFVAPDAEEEAVLGDIWQGKITSSGALNNSFREKNDSSSNTTAGFGEGALSEGNESFSVKTEEIAHSFGKITGNASGQGTVAETLETSMAEEKDVHKDDKQKLTTTIARALMDGFAPADFKNDDPSSFGESGLSDNIMELKAFERQPVEDVDFQNNLKLEDIEPATSFEMDNQLPDDSSSLFDFSSAQKNPTSHQFSLNRNSEVHQFGGAITPEELSLCYLDPQGAIQGPYLGIDIIAWFEQGYFGTDLPVRLSDAPDGSPFHELGDIMPHLKLKPGCASSTSPSAKLQLSDAVGESLEGSTVTLASVEFKASAVREDQQRASSGFEAISNVSGQSRVPDHSFLGGMEYSDDRRFQNVVTPDEEIIFPGRPGSSGNPLMRDVADFQRFAPNPSTNPAILNEFSDTGMHTHQDEIVHPFGLSMSELRSNSNLRRAQSSNMASSMGDEFPAQVHAMDPYTEHDAALSSHRSFDAVFDQSHYAETWPEDYRKKPLTNPHIDLGSADARHLFHRQPEFNDFDQQHLMLQKMQKECQQQNHLSHPFSHTMELGFEQIPSNLIELQFQRQQQLELQQRQQQLELQQRQQLELQQRQQQLELQQRQQLELQQRRQLELQQRRQVELQRRQLEHQQQQRQFELQQQHHLLHQQQQQLRQYQMKLQQQQVLEQLLQHQMPDLGYSQGKGDPLRENLLEQIQFRTRLAAELQQNSHNPRHLDLSLEQIIRAKIGQNNLQEPQTDILDHLSQVKHGNILPSDLQFHLQQEQMQAQELSLPRQQLGMDGESQVGWPWSIDEAGQTFRNTTGHHQSKSTGFNASDFFLQQQRLSSHDEHLSHNKWNHALQEPHQGGFYEPSSMAFDHPTSLPAVTPGMKLDNVNGHSQGPDSAEHLYMHSTDQLGSFLSNVSSHHRQVFGDIYGSRAEMMESHLPGKQGQQENSWVEGGMQQLHLEAERKRNVSEVAGNSSFWTSAGGDEESSKQVLMDLHQKMGLQSIRSPEDDYQHLISSSKSRESFWPITESFSLNDIPDQEATMNDTFMEKPQNLKSNSLLQDNHAMSLSGQLHHLGNGERLSLRSKSGALTEEPTFLSGIVDTSHTNHVDNMFGDKSAMDKELAELDSRYGSKGMSAMARSVSHIEESFVEQAETAMDFANASSRHSSLSSAGGNGGLHGYEMRLDKSTGEEVSIDRMPAILTRGVDNALHKRPPVSQALSSKDVLSDMASASHIKQKNRASLATSDERRNEPVENVAATLGGDNQISGKKEGRFRRTSSYNDAGITETSFMDVLKKPVFTEAEAASAAALESSDGSVGGRSGKKKGKKGRQIDPALLGFKVSSNRIMMGEILHLDE, from the exons ATGACCGACGAAAATCTCCTCGacgatctcctcctcctcctctctcccAAGTCAACCGATGAACGCCTCTCCTCCTTCAAAG ATCGAGGAGGAATAGGTGAGGGCAAGGCTCTGTTGAGTTTGCCTGATGACTCAAAAG ATCAAGTGGCTGCAGACAACACTATACCTCTTTCTCCACAATGGCTTTATGCTAAACCGGTGGATGCTAAGTCGTTGACTACTGGGGCATCAGGG GAAACACGTGCTTCAAATTCTTTGTCCCATGGAAACTCCATTGATAACAATTTGAAAGACAATTGGCGTTTAGATGGATCCCAAGACAAGAAAGATCGGAGGAGGATTGCTCCTGATGTTGAAAGCAGCCGCCGTTGGCGTGAGGAGGAGAGGGATACAGGTTTGCTTGGTAGAAAAGATCGCAGAAAAGAAGACAATCGTGCTGATTCTGTTTCAGCTAGAGATATATCTGAGACTAGAACTTTGTCTTCTTCAGATCGTTGGCATGATGGCAATAGCCGCAATTCTGCGCATGAATCCCGAAGAGACAGCAAGTGGTCATCTAGGTGGGGTCCTGAAGATAAAGAGAAGGATTCTCGAACAGATAAGAGGGCAGATGTTGAGAAGGATGATGCTCACAGTGACAAACAAAATTTTGGTACTGCTAGCCACCCGAATTCTGAGCCAAATTCTGAGCGTGAGAACGATTCTCGTGATAAGTGGAGGCCACCTTCTGAGCGCGAGAACGATTCTCGTGATAAGTGGAGGCCTCGCCATCGTAAGGATATTCATTCTAGTGGACCTGCTGCATACAGGAGTGCACCTGGATTTGGGTTAGATAGAGGACGTCTGGAGAGCCCGAATGTGCGGTTTGCTGCTGGAAGAGGAAGGTCCAACAATAGTGGGAACTTACAAATTGGCAGGCATCTTACTGCTTCTTCTATTGGGTCTATTCCTCTGGATAAGAATCATGCATTCTGCTATCCAAGGGGAAAACTTCTTGACATTTACCGTAAGCACAAGACTCTTCCAAGTTTTGATACCATACCAGAAGGGATCGAGCTTGTGTCTCCACTAACACAGGAGATTTCTATTAAGCCATTGGCTTTTGTTGCACCTGATGCAGAGGAAGAG GCTGTCCTTGGAGATATATGGCAGGGAAAAATTACAAGCAGTGGAGCACTGAACAACTCATTTAGAGAAAAGAATGATTCATCAAGTAATACCACTGCAG gcTTTGGTGAGGGGGCTTTAAGTGAGGGGAATGAGAGTTTCTCTGTTAAGACTGAAGAAATTGCACACTCTTTTGGAAAAATTACTGGTAATGCTTCTGGTCAAGGTACTGTCGCTGAGACATTAGAAACATCAATGGCTGAGG AAAAGGATGTGCATAAAGATGATAAACAGAAGCTCACAACAACAATTGCCAGAGCATTGATGGATGGCTTTGCACCTGCAGATTTCAAGAATGATGATCCCAGCAGTTTTGGGGAGAGTGGTCTGAGTGACAACATTATGGAGTTAAAAGCTTTTGAAAGGCAGCCAGTGGAAGATGTGGATTTTCAGAATAACCTTAAGTTGGAGGATATTGAGCCAGCTACTTCTTTTGAGATGGATAACCAGCTTCCTGATGATTCAAGTTctctatttgatttttcttctgcaCAGAAAAATCCAACCAGCCATCAGTTTTCCTTGAATAGAAATAGTGAGGTACATCAATTTGGGGGTGCTATCACACCTGAGGAACTATCATTGTGCTATCTTGATCCTCAAGGGGCAATTCAGGGACCATACCTTGGTATTGATATTATTGCATGGTTTGAGCAAGGATATTTTGGAACTGACCTACCAGTTCGTTTGTCAGATGCTCCCGATGGATCACCCTTCCATGAGCTTGGTGATATTATGCCTCACCTAAAACTTAAACCTGGGTGTGCTTCAAGTACTAGTCCATCTGCTAAGTTACAGCTATCTGATGCTGTTGGAGAAAGCTTGGAAGGGAGCACAGTGACTCTTGCTTCCGTTGAATTTAAGGCTTCTGCTGTCAGGGAAGACCAACAGAGGGCTTCATCTGGATTTGAGGCCATCTCCAATGTTAGTGGTCAGTCAAGAGTTCCTGATCATAGTTTTCTCGGTGGGATGGAGTATTCTGATGATCGAAGATTTCAAAATGTTGTTACTCCGGATGAAG AAATTATCTTTCCTGGAAGGCCTGGAAGTAGTGGCAACCCTTTGATGAGAGATGTTGCAGACTTTCAGCGATTTGCTCCTAATCCTTCTACCAACCCTGCCATCTTAAATGAATTTTCAGACACTGGCATGCATACTCATCAGGATGAAATAGTTCATCCATTTGGCTTGTCGATGTCTGAGCTTAGAAGCAACTCTAATCTGAGGCGTGCTCAATCATCCAACATGGCTTCAAGCATGGGTGATGAATTTCCAGCACAGGTTCATGCTATGGACCCTTATACAGAGCATGATGCTGCTCTTTCCAGTCACAGGTCCTTTGATGCAGTTTTTGATCAATCCCATTATGCAGAGACATGGCCTGAAGATTATAGGAAAAAGCCACTCACTAATCCCCACATTGATCTAGGTTCCGCAGACGCTCGACACTTATTTCACAGGCAGCCAGAGTTCAATGATTTTGACCAGCAGCATCTCATGTTGCAGAAGATGCAAAAAGAATGTCAACAACAGAATCATTTATCTCATCCGTTCTCACATACTATGGAACTGGGTTTTGAGCAAATCCCTTCTAATCTTATTGAACTGCAATTTCAACGTCAGCAGCAGCTGGAGCTTCAACAGCGGCAACAGCAGCTGGAGCTTCAACAGCGGCAGCAGTTGGAGCTTCAACAGCGGCAACAGCAGCTGGAGCTTCAACAGCGGCAGCAGTTGGAGCTTCAACAGCGGCGGCAGCTTGAGCTTCAACAGCGGCGGCAGGTGGAACTTCAGCGGCGGCAATTGGAGCATCAGCAACAGCAGCGACAGTTTGAGCTTCAGCAACAGCATCATTTACTGCACCAACAGCAACAACAGCTTCGTCAGTACCAAATGAaactgcagcagcagcaggttCTGGAACAGTTGCTGCAGCATCAGATGCCTGATCTTGGATATAGTCAGGGAAAGGGAGATCCATTGAGAGAAAACTTGCTTGAGCAGATTCAATTTAGGACACGACTGGCAGCCGAACTGCAGCAGAATTCACATAATCCAAGGCACCTCGATCTATCACTGGAGCAGATAATTCGAGCTAAGATTGGCCAGAATAATCTTCAAGAACCCCAGACTGATATCTTGGACCACTTATCACAGGTGAAGCATGGTAATATACTCCCTTCAGACCTGCAGTTCCATCTTCAGCAAGAACAGATGCAGGCGCAAGAGTTATCTTTGCCAAGGCAACAGTTAGGAATGGATGGTGAAAGCCAAGTTGGTTGGCCATGGTCCATTGATGAAGCTGGTCAGACCTTCAGAAATACTACTGGTCATCACCAGTCTAAGTCTACAGGATTTAACGCTTCAGATTTTTTCCTGCAACAGCAGAGGCTTTCCTCACATGATGAACATTTAAGCCATAACAAATGGAATCATGCTTTACAGGAGCCACATCAGGGTGGGTTTTATGAGCCTAGCTCTATGGCATTTGACCATCCAACATCTCTCCCTGCTGTCACTCCTGGGATGAAGTTGGATAATGTAAATGGTCATTCCCAAGGTCCAGATTCAGCAGAGCATCTATATATGCATTCTACTGATCAACTGGGTTCCTTCTTGTCCAATGTCTCTTCTCATCATCGGCAAGTATTTGGTGATATTTATGGTTCTCGCGCTGAAATGATGGAGAGCCACCTCCCTGGAAAACAAGGGCAGCAAGAGAATAGTTGGGTTGAAGGAGGGATGCAACAGTTGCATCTTGAAgctgaaagaaaaaggaatgttTCAGAAGTTGCTGGAAACTCTAGTTTTTGGACCTCAGCAGGAGGAGATGAGGAGAGCTCAAAGCAAGTTTTAATGGATCTTCACCAAAAAATGGGTCTTCAGTCTATTCGGTCACCAGAAGACGATTATCAGCACCTTATATCTTCCTCTAAATCTCGGGAATCCTTTTGGCCAATCACCGAGTCGTTCTCTTTAAATGATATTCCAGATCAAGAGGCCACCATGAATGACACATTTATGGAAAAGCctcaaaatttgaaatcaaattctCTGCTGCAGGATAATCATGCTATGTCCTTGAGTGGTCAATTACACCATCTAGGAAATGGTGAAAGATTGTCCCTAAGGTCGAAATCTGGAGCACTAACTGAAGAACCAACATTCTTGTCAGGCATAGTAGATACTTCTCATACTAATCATGTGGATAACATGTTTGGTGATAAATCTGCCATGGATAAAGAATTGGCAGAATTGGATAGCAGATATGGGTCCAAAGGCATGAGTGCCATGGCCAGGTCTGTTTCGCACATTGAAGAGAGCTTTGTTGAACAAGCTGAAACTGCTATGGATTTTGCTAATGCCAGTAGCAGGCATAGTTCCCTGAGCAGTGCTG GTGGTAATGGAGGCCTACATGGGTATGAGATGAGATTAGATAAATCGACTGGTGAAGAGGTCTCTATTGACAG GATGCCTGCTATTTTAACTAGAGGCGTTGACAATGCCTTGCATAAACGCCCACCGGTGTCACAGGCCTTATCTTCTAAGGATGTCTTGTCAGACATGGCATCTGCTTCACATATCAAGCAAAAAAATCGGGCAAGCCTTGCAACTTCGGATG AAAGGAGGAACGAGCCTGTAGAGAATGTAGCAGCAACGCTGGGAGGTGATAATCAGATATCTGGCAAGAAAGAAGGGCGTTTTAGGAGGACTTCATCTTACAATGATGCTGGTATAACAGAGACATCATTTATGGATGTGCTAAAAAAGCCAGTTTTTACTGAGGCTGAAGCAGCTAGTGCGGCTGCCTTGGAATCATCTGATGGTTCAGTGGGTGGGCGAAGtgggaaaaagaaagggaagaaaggAAGGCAGATTGATCCTGCTCTCCTTGGCTTCAAAGTTTCTAGCAATCGCATTATGATGGGTGAGATACTACATCTTGATGAGTAA